The following coding sequences lie in one Egibacteraceae bacterium genomic window:
- a CDS encoding HAMP domain-containing sensor histidine kinase → MRRRLLASTLAAVAAAVLLLGVPLGVAARGMLVQQTFDELEQLAQGAQVVLDQATARELQLVLQVLAERTDSRLMLLSAGGQVLVDSGGAPPGATATGPDVALALQGRVGRARGEDLFTVAVPLEHAGEALIVRATSDDAGLRRRVRRAWLQITGLAVSALVAAALLAWWQGRRLAAPLEDLAVSARRLGEGDFSARAPRSGLPEADEVAGALDRTADRLAAMIERSQSFSADASHQLRTPLTALRLDLEALEATVSKDGAWQLVAAAMAEADRLEATIEELLALAAAPAGTQRLDLDELVSERLDAWQALARAQGRAVVVRGGAAPPVRARAAAIGQCLQVLLDNALAHGQGTITVVVEAVTAAQGRDRPGARLCVTDEGPGFADDPFDGADGRAGRGLLLARSLVEAEGGRLRVEQAGPGARVCLLLPAHAGQG, encoded by the coding sequence GTGAGGCGGCGGCTGCTGGCCTCCACGCTCGCCGCCGTGGCCGCGGCGGTGCTGCTGCTCGGCGTGCCGCTGGGGGTGGCCGCGCGCGGCATGCTCGTCCAGCAGACCTTCGACGAGCTGGAGCAGCTCGCCCAGGGCGCCCAGGTCGTGCTCGACCAGGCGACGGCCCGGGAGCTGCAGCTGGTCCTGCAGGTGCTGGCCGAGCGCACCGACTCGCGGCTCATGCTGCTGTCGGCCGGGGGTCAGGTGCTCGTCGACAGCGGCGGCGCGCCCCCGGGCGCGACCGCCACCGGCCCCGACGTGGCGCTGGCCCTGCAGGGGCGCGTCGGCCGGGCCCGGGGGGAGGACCTGTTCACGGTCGCGGTCCCGCTCGAGCACGCCGGTGAGGCGCTGATCGTGCGGGCCACGTCCGACGACGCGGGGCTGCGCCGCCGGGTGCGACGCGCGTGGCTGCAGATCACCGGCCTGGCGGTGAGCGCCCTGGTGGCGGCGGCGCTCCTCGCCTGGTGGCAGGGCCGGCGGCTGGCCGCCCCCCTGGAGGACCTGGCGGTGTCCGCCCGGCGGCTGGGCGAGGGCGACTTCTCCGCCCGGGCGCCGCGCAGCGGCCTTCCCGAGGCCGACGAGGTGGCGGGGGCGCTTGACCGGACCGCGGACCGCCTGGCGGCCATGATCGAGCGCAGCCAGTCGTTCAGCGCCGATGCCTCCCACCAGCTGCGCACCCCCTTGACCGCCCTGCGACTGGACCTGGAGGCCCTGGAGGCCACCGTCAGCAAGGACGGCGCGTGGCAGCTGGTCGCGGCGGCCATGGCCGAGGCGGACCGCCTGGAGGCGACCATCGAGGAGCTCCTGGCCCTGGCGGCAGCGCCCGCCGGCACGCAGCGCCTGGACCTCGACGAGCTGGTGTCCGAGCGCCTGGACGCCTGGCAGGCCCTCGCGCGCGCGCAGGGCCGCGCGGTCGTGGTGCGCGGCGGGGCCGCACCCCCCGTGCGGGCGCGCGCTGCGGCGATCGGCCAGTGTCTGCAGGTCCTGCTCGACAACGCCTTGGCGCACGGGCAGGGCACGATCACGGTCGTGGTCGAGGCCGTCACGGCGGCCCAGGGCCGCGACCGTCCCGGCGCGCGACTGTGCGTCACCGACGAGGGTCCCGGTTTCGCCGACGACCCGTTCGACGGCGCGGACGGTCGCGCCGGGCGGGGCCTGCTGCTCGCCCGGTCGCTCGTGGAGGCGGAGGGGGGTCGCCTGCGCGTCGAGCAAGCCGGTCCCGGCGCCCGGGTCTGCCTGCTGCTGCCCGCGCACGCGGGTCAGGGCTGA
- a CDS encoding response regulator transcription factor: MAKIDGGTLPILLVEDDDGIATPLAAALRGAGYPVVRAATGQAGLAAAAEGAAAVVLDLGLPDLDGVEVCRRLRAVAPGVPVLMLTARGTEADVVVGLDAGADDYVTKPFRLAELLARLRALLRRADGPERADEALLAAQDVRVDPAARRAWCGDEELALTPKEFDLLALLVAQAGTAVTRERIMAQVWQTDWYGSTKTLDMHVSWLRRKLGDPAGRPRYLSTVRGTGFRFETQPPA, from the coding sequence GTGGCAAAGATCGACGGTGGCACCTTACCCATCCTGCTGGTCGAGGACGACGACGGCATCGCCACCCCGCTTGCGGCGGCCCTGCGTGGGGCGGGCTATCCGGTGGTGCGCGCCGCGACGGGACAGGCCGGCTTGGCCGCGGCGGCCGAGGGGGCGGCGGCGGTGGTGCTCGACCTGGGCCTGCCCGACCTCGACGGCGTCGAGGTGTGCCGGCGGCTGCGGGCGGTGGCCCCCGGCGTGCCCGTCCTGATGCTGACCGCGCGCGGCACCGAGGCCGACGTGGTGGTGGGCCTGGACGCCGGCGCGGACGACTACGTGACCAAGCCGTTCCGCCTGGCCGAGCTCCTCGCGCGGCTGCGGGCGCTGCTGCGTCGGGCGGACGGCCCCGAGCGCGCCGACGAGGCGCTGCTGGCCGCCCAGGACGTGCGGGTGGACCCCGCGGCGCGTCGGGCTTGGTGCGGCGACGAGGAGCTGGCGCTGACACCGAAGGAGTTCGACCTGCTCGCACTGCTGGTCGCCCAGGCCGGGACGGCCGTGACGCGCGAGCGCATCATGGCGCAGGTGTGGCAGACCGACTGGTACGGGTCGACGAAGACCCTCGACATGCACGTGTCGTGGCTGCGGCGCAAGCTCGGTGACCCCGCCGGCCGGCCCCGGTACCTGTCCACGGTGCGCGGCACGGGCTTCCGCTTCGAGACCCAGCCGCCCGCGTGA
- the ettA gene encoding energy-dependent translational throttle protein EttA encodes MALEYVYVMKGLAKVVPPNKEILSGIWLSFLPGAKIGVIGPNGSGKSSLLRVMAGVDTEFEGEAWSAEGVSVGYLPQEPVLDPDKDVRGNVMEGVGEAAALLERFNELSAQMAEPLDDDAMTKVYEEFAAVQDSIEAANAWDLDRTLEVAMDALRVPPGDADVATLSGGEVRRVALCRLLLSRPDMLLLDEPTNHLDAESVAWLERHLEEYPGTVVAVTHDRYFLDNVAGWILELDRGKGMPFEGNYTGWLEQKHARLAHEDKQESARQRTLAHELEWVRASPKARQAKSKARIQAYEALLAQGPAQREGTAEITIPTGQRLGDVVVEADGVSKGFGDTLLIEDLSFRLPPGGIVGVIGPNGAGKTTLFRMIVGEEKPDAGTLRVGETVELAYVDQSRDTLDADKTIFEEITDGLETLQLGKREVNSRAYVASFNFKGPDQQKKVGHASGGERNRVHLAKLLRRGGNLLLLDEPTNDLDVDTLRALEEALLEFAGCAVVISHDRWFLDRVATHMLAFEGDSTVHVFEGGYTDYEADRRARLGAEADQPHRIKYRPLVRW; translated from the coding sequence GTGGCACTCGAGTACGTGTACGTGATGAAAGGCCTGGCCAAGGTCGTCCCCCCCAACAAGGAGATCTTGTCCGGCATCTGGCTGTCGTTCCTGCCCGGAGCCAAGATCGGTGTCATCGGCCCGAACGGATCGGGCAAGTCGAGCCTGCTGCGGGTCATGGCCGGCGTCGACACCGAGTTCGAGGGGGAGGCGTGGTCCGCTGAGGGGGTCAGCGTCGGCTACCTGCCGCAGGAGCCGGTGCTCGACCCCGACAAGGACGTGCGCGGCAACGTCATGGAGGGTGTGGGGGAGGCCGCCGCCCTGCTGGAGCGCTTCAACGAGCTGTCCGCCCAGATGGCCGAGCCGCTCGACGACGACGCCATGACCAAGGTCTACGAGGAGTTCGCCGCCGTCCAGGACTCCATCGAGGCGGCCAACGCCTGGGACCTCGACCGGACCCTGGAGGTGGCGATGGATGCGCTGCGGGTCCCGCCTGGGGATGCCGACGTCGCCACCCTGTCGGGGGGCGAGGTCCGCCGCGTCGCGCTCTGCCGCCTCCTGCTGTCGCGTCCCGACATGCTCCTGCTCGACGAGCCGACCAACCACCTCGACGCGGAGAGCGTCGCCTGGCTGGAGCGCCACCTCGAGGAGTATCCGGGCACGGTGGTGGCTGTGACGCACGACCGCTACTTCCTGGACAACGTCGCGGGCTGGATCCTGGAGCTCGACCGCGGCAAGGGCATGCCCTTCGAGGGCAACTACACCGGGTGGTTGGAGCAGAAGCACGCGCGCCTGGCCCACGAGGACAAGCAGGAGTCCGCCCGCCAGCGGACCCTGGCCCACGAGCTGGAGTGGGTGCGCGCCTCGCCCAAGGCCCGCCAGGCGAAGTCCAAGGCGCGCATCCAGGCCTACGAGGCGCTGCTGGCCCAGGGGCCCGCCCAGCGCGAGGGCACCGCCGAGATCACGATCCCCACCGGGCAGCGCCTCGGCGACGTCGTCGTCGAGGCCGACGGGGTCAGCAAGGGCTTCGGCGACACCCTGCTCATCGAGGACTTGAGCTTCCGGCTGCCGCCGGGCGGCATCGTCGGGGTGATCGGCCCCAACGGCGCGGGCAAGACGACCCTGTTTCGGATGATCGTCGGCGAGGAGAAGCCCGACGCCGGGACGCTGCGCGTGGGCGAGACCGTGGAGCTGGCCTACGTCGACCAGTCCCGCGACACCCTCGACGCCGACAAGACGATCTTCGAGGAGATCACCGACGGGCTGGAGACCCTCCAGCTCGGCAAGCGCGAGGTCAACAGCCGCGCCTACGTCGCCTCGTTCAACTTCAAGGGACCCGACCAGCAGAAGAAGGTCGGCCACGCCTCCGGCGGCGAGCGCAACCGCGTGCACCTGGCGAAGCTGCTGCGCCGCGGCGGCAACCTGCTGCTGCTCGACGAGCCGACCAACGACCTCGACGTGGACACGCTCCGGGCGCTTGAGGAGGCCCTGCTGGAGTTCGCCGGCTGCGCGGTGGTGATCAGCCACGACCGGTGGTTCCTCGACCGCGTGGCCACCCACATGCTGGCCTTCGAGGGCGACAGCACGGTGCACGTGTTCGAGGGCGGCTACACCGACTACGAGGCGGACCGCCGCGCGCGCCTCGGCGCCGAAGCCGACCAGCCGCACCGCATCAAGTACCGCCCGCTCGTGCGCTGGTAG
- a CDS encoding zinc-dependent metalloprotease, whose amino-acid sequence MTDPFSGGFDPRMFENVPLFRELAKVMSWTGGPVNWDLAAQTALAVAEPGAAGEPAGTLPAGEAAAEPATGRADQELARAVDVAELWLDQVTALPAVEGPVRALGRGEWTRLACTSGGLGVYVEPVAAGMSSALAKGLPQELEAMGGAMNQAMGSMGAMLYGMQIGTVAGHLAGQLLGTYDLGVPTVDPRTIGTVGDTAEQFARDYDFEATEFTYWLALRETAHRRQFAGVDWLRGHVGDLIGRFAADADLDPTRLMDQLGQLGMGPGMENPLDPAALQEALGQPGAFEVEPTAAQKATLDRLQALVAFTEGWVSTVVAAASDGKLPALPRIEEAVSRRRAAKGPGERFLQQLVGLDLQPQDVRMGRAFCEAVITARGQAGLDRAWHQPGHLPSTEELREPSRWLVRMAGAELESD is encoded by the coding sequence ATGACGGATCCCTTCTCCGGCGGCTTCGACCCGCGCATGTTCGAGAACGTCCCGCTCTTCCGCGAGCTCGCCAAGGTGATGTCGTGGACGGGCGGGCCGGTCAACTGGGACCTGGCCGCGCAGACGGCGCTGGCGGTGGCCGAGCCCGGCGCCGCCGGTGAGCCCGCGGGGACGCTGCCCGCCGGAGAGGCGGCGGCGGAGCCGGCGACCGGCCGCGCCGACCAGGAGCTCGCGCGAGCGGTCGACGTCGCCGAGCTCTGGCTGGACCAGGTCACCGCCCTGCCCGCCGTGGAGGGCCCGGTCCGCGCGCTCGGGCGGGGCGAGTGGACCCGGCTGGCCTGCACCTCCGGGGGGCTCGGCGTGTACGTGGAGCCGGTCGCGGCGGGCATGAGCAGCGCCCTGGCCAAGGGACTGCCCCAGGAGCTCGAGGCCATGGGCGGTGCCATGAACCAGGCCATGGGATCCATGGGCGCGATGCTGTACGGGATGCAGATCGGCACCGTCGCCGGCCACCTGGCCGGGCAGCTGCTCGGCACGTACGACCTCGGGGTCCCGACGGTGGACCCCCGCACGATCGGCACCGTGGGCGACACCGCCGAGCAGTTCGCGCGCGACTACGACTTCGAGGCGACCGAGTTCACCTACTGGCTCGCACTGCGCGAGACCGCGCACCGGCGCCAGTTCGCCGGGGTGGACTGGCTGCGGGGGCACGTGGGCGACCTCATCGGCCGCTTCGCCGCCGACGCCGACCTCGACCCGACCCGGCTGATGGACCAGCTCGGCCAGCTCGGCATGGGGCCGGGCATGGAGAATCCGCTGGACCCCGCGGCCCTGCAGGAGGCACTGGGGCAGCCGGGCGCATTCGAGGTGGAGCCGACGGCGGCGCAGAAGGCCACGCTGGACCGGTTGCAGGCGCTGGTCGCGTTCACCGAGGGGTGGGTGAGCACCGTGGTCGCTGCGGCCTCGGACGGCAAGCTGCCCGCCCTGCCGCGCATCGAGGAGGCCGTCAGCCGGCGTCGCGCGGCCAAGGGGCCCGGCGAGCGCTTCCTGCAGCAGCTGGTCGGCCTGGACCTGCAGCCCCAGGACGTCCGCATGGGCCGCGCCTTCTGCGAGGCGGTGATCACCGCGCGGGGCCAGGCAGGGCTCGACCGCGCATGGCACCAGCCGGGTCACCTGCCCTCCACCGAGGAGCTCCGCGAGCCCAGCCGGTGGCTGGTGCGCATGGCCGGAGCCGAGCTGGAGTCCGACTGA
- a CDS encoding trypsin-like peptidase domain-containing protein, whose protein sequence is MDHTIHPTDESSTNGSRLKLPPPPASPPTPAGGTAARSPGVWRTAVVAALVAGLVSVAVTLSLVDQRTPELASPSPTDSTAQDRAADQSVSERQQSVAQGQGSVAEVADAVLPSVARVDVAGARGPGSGSAVIFREDGYLLTNNHVVADARQVRVTLPDGTPRDAEVVGTDPASDLAVLLVEDATDLPVPDFADSPPRVGDTTIAIGSPFGLEGTVTTGVVSALNRNVPTPGAPLVDLIQTDAAINPGNSGGPLVNDRGQVIGINTAIISGSGGNVGLGFAIPSTTVLPIAEQLVDQGFVEHAQLGIQGQDVDPTVAELYGLQVTAGALVVDVASGSAAADAGLTAGDIITALDGEEVTSMADLVGLIRGHSPGDEVTITVVRGSDERTVDVTLGSAPSETR, encoded by the coding sequence GTGGACCACACGATCCATCCCACCGACGAGTCGTCCACCAACGGCTCGCGGCTGAAGCTGCCACCGCCGCCGGCGTCCCCCCCGACGCCGGCCGGCGGGACGGCGGCGCGGTCACCCGGCGTGTGGCGGACGGCGGTGGTGGCCGCACTGGTCGCCGGCCTGGTGTCCGTGGCGGTGACGCTGTCCCTGGTGGATCAGCGCACCCCCGAGCTGGCGTCGCCCTCGCCCACCGACAGCACCGCGCAGGATCGTGCGGCCGACCAGTCCGTGTCGGAGCGGCAGCAGTCCGTGGCGCAAGGACAGGGCTCCGTAGCGGAGGTGGCGGACGCGGTGCTGCCGTCGGTCGCCCGCGTGGACGTGGCCGGCGCCCGCGGTCCCGGCTCGGGCTCGGCGGTGATCTTCCGCGAGGACGGCTACCTGCTCACCAACAACCACGTCGTGGCCGACGCCCGACAGGTGCGGGTCACCCTGCCCGACGGCACCCCCCGTGACGCCGAGGTCGTCGGCACCGACCCCGCCAGCGACCTGGCCGTGCTCCTCGTCGAGGACGCCACCGACCTGCCCGTGCCCGACTTCGCCGACTCGCCCCCACGCGTCGGGGACACGACCATCGCCATCGGCTCCCCGTTCGGGCTGGAGGGCACCGTCACCACCGGCGTGGTCAGCGCCCTCAACCGCAACGTGCCGACCCCCGGGGCGCCGCTGGTGGACCTGATCCAGACCGACGCGGCGATCAACCCGGGCAACTCGGGGGGCCCGCTGGTCAACGACCGGGGGCAGGTGATCGGCATCAACACCGCGATCATCTCCGGGTCGGGGGGCAACGTGGGGCTGGGCTTCGCCATCCCGTCCACCACGGTGCTGCCCATCGCCGAGCAGCTCGTCGACCAGGGCTTCGTCGAGCACGCCCAGCTCGGTATCCAGGGCCAGGACGTCGATCCGACCGTCGCCGAGCTCTACGGACTGCAGGTGACCGCCGGTGCGCTGGTGGTGGACGTGGCGTCGGGCAGCGCAGCCGCGGACGCCGGCCTGACCGCCGGGGACATCATCACGGCACTCGACGGTGAGGAGGTGACCTCCATGGCCGACCTCGTGGGCCTCATCCGGGGTCACTCACCGGGCGACGAGGTCACGATCACGGTCGTGCGCGGCTCTGACGAGCGCACCGTCGACGTCACGCTGGGCTCGGCGCCGTCCGAGACGCGGTAG
- the cysS gene encoding cysteine--tRNA ligase, producing MRLFDTRQRAVRDLAAGAAVRMYVCGITPYDSTHLGHAFTYIVFDALIRVLEHRGHTVRYVRNVTDVDDDILRKARELGVDYLDLARREVARFDRDLAALGLRQPDVEPRATETVPAIARAVRGLVDAGVAYPTGDGRVYVDTQATEQFGRLARLDADEALRQFAEKGGDPEAPGKRAPLDFLLWQPSGPDEPSWDSDFGPGRPGWHIECSVMAQEHLGATIDIHGGGNDLVFPHHEAEIVQAEHLTGDAPFARFWMHTGMVAWDGAKMSKSLGNLVFVRDLLERFEPGALRRYLLEHHYRADWAFADDELAESAGAFKVWRDVAGGDGARPDLVAPFHAALDDDLDIPGAVAVLDEAAAAGAGATVRELAPILGFVLG from the coding sequence ATGAGACTGTTCGACACGCGGCAGCGCGCCGTGCGCGACCTGGCCGCGGGCGCCGCCGTGCGGATGTACGTGTGCGGCATCACGCCGTACGACTCGACCCACCTCGGGCACGCCTTCACCTACATCGTCTTCGACGCCCTCATCCGCGTGCTGGAGCACCGGGGCCACACCGTGCGCTATGTGCGCAACGTCACCGACGTCGACGACGACATCCTGCGCAAGGCCCGGGAGCTCGGGGTCGACTATCTCGACCTGGCCCGGCGCGAGGTCGCCCGGTTCGATCGGGACCTCGCCGCGCTCGGCCTGCGGCAGCCGGATGTCGAGCCGCGTGCCACCGAGACCGTGCCGGCGATCGCCCGGGCGGTGCGCGGCCTGGTCGACGCCGGCGTGGCCTACCCCACCGGCGACGGCCGGGTCTACGTCGACACGCAGGCCACCGAGCAGTTCGGCCGGCTCGCCCGCCTGGACGCCGACGAGGCGCTGCGCCAGTTCGCGGAGAAGGGCGGCGACCCGGAGGCGCCGGGCAAGCGCGCCCCTCTGGACTTCCTGCTCTGGCAGCCGAGCGGGCCGGACGAACCGAGCTGGGACAGCGACTTCGGGCCCGGTCGGCCCGGCTGGCACATCGAGTGCTCCGTGATGGCCCAGGAGCACCTCGGTGCCACCATCGACATCCACGGGGGCGGCAACGACCTCGTCTTCCCCCACCACGAGGCCGAGATCGTCCAGGCCGAGCACCTGACGGGCGACGCCCCGTTCGCCCGCTTCTGGATGCACACCGGCATGGTCGCCTGGGACGGCGCGAAGATGTCCAAGTCCCTCGGCAACCTCGTCTTCGTGCGCGACCTGCTCGAGCGCTTCGAGCCGGGCGCCCTGCGCCGCTACCTGCTCGAGCACCACTACCGCGCCGACTGGGCGTTCGCCGACGACGAGCTGGCGGAGTCGGCCGGCGCCTTCAAGGTGTGGCGCGACGTGGCCGGAGGTGACGGGGCGCGACCGGACCTGGTGGCGCCGTTCCACGCCGCGCTGGACGACGACCTCGACATCCCCGGAGCCGTCGCGGTCCTGGACGAGGCCGCCGCCGCCGGTGCGGGCGCCACGGTGCGCGAGCTGGCGCCGATCCTCGGCTTCGTGCTCGGCTGA
- a CDS encoding ribonuclease HII: MNQRKNVVYRGGRRRRLPDVPGVAHERPWWDQGAVVAGVDEVGRGAWAGPVTYAAVVLPSDRRMYKLRDSKMIDPQRREELADRLAGFAVGISVGHATNDELDRLGMSEGIRLAARRAVDGLDVRPDVCLLDGNWDFLAGYGTRNERIVHGDAWSASIAAASIVAKVTRDRLMMAACPDHPAYRFSSNKGYPSPVHQAALAEHGPCVLHRRSWAPVAALAQQRLAF, from the coding sequence GTGAACCAACGCAAGAACGTCGTCTACCGCGGGGGCCGACGCCGGCGGCTGCCTGACGTGCCCGGCGTCGCCCACGAGCGGCCCTGGTGGGACCAGGGCGCGGTGGTCGCCGGGGTCGACGAGGTGGGTCGCGGCGCCTGGGCCGGTCCGGTCACCTACGCCGCGGTGGTGCTGCCCAGCGATCGCCGCATGTACAAGCTGCGGGACTCGAAGATGATCGACCCGCAGCGCCGCGAGGAGCTCGCCGACCGGTTGGCGGGGTTCGCCGTCGGGATCTCCGTGGGCCACGCGACCAACGACGAGCTCGACCGTCTGGGCATGAGCGAGGGCATCCGCCTGGCCGCCCGCCGCGCCGTCGACGGCCTGGACGTCCGCCCCGACGTCTGCCTGCTGGACGGCAACTGGGACTTCCTGGCGGGCTACGGCACCCGCAACGAGCGCATCGTGCACGGTGACGCCTGGTCGGCGTCGATCGCCGCGGCGTCGATCGTCGCGAAGGTCACCCGCGACCGGCTCATGATGGCCGCCTGCCCCGACCACCCCGCCTACCGCTTCTCCAGCAACAAAGGCTACCCCTCCCCCGTGCATCAGGCGGCCCTGGCCGAGCACGGACCCTGCGTCCTGCACCGGCGCTCCTGGGCACCGGTCGCCGCGCTGGCACAGCAACGTCTGGCCTTCTGA
- a CDS encoding transglycosylase family protein, translating to MQMLLAATAFLLAGGGLALAGGGPGSGTDAGRPVQATVTDVAVAPRDSGGARPSRDRPLDTADPAARPPAPPGAPPPLEDFGAVTVHRPAVRLDAVAADNPLGAVLEHPDVRFATVVHTTTMAVAGADGQLHEVTVAAVDPRGFRVLTPQVTADAHDLWQHLVDGNAVVSTEAAERVGAGLGGVLDLVDRPEVRVGAIAVLGVPSPADVIVSRDAGFHRGIGESPSLLVSISDAARASRVAAELAERVAAHATPLVEDRVVELGRTHVPADQWDGVWDRLAQCESSGRWHLDSGNGYYGGLQFLPSSWHWVGGTGLPHEASREEQIARAKILLAHQGWEAWPACSAALGYR from the coding sequence ATGCAGATGCTGCTCGCCGCCACCGCCTTCCTGCTCGCCGGGGGCGGCTTGGCCCTGGCCGGCGGCGGCCCCGGGTCGGGGACCGACGCCGGCCGCCCCGTCCAGGCGACGGTGACCGACGTCGCCGTGGCCCCCCGCGACAGTGGGGGCGCGCGGCCGAGCCGCGATCGCCCGTTGGACACCGCCGACCCGGCCGCGCGCCCACCCGCCCCCCCGGGGGCGCCCCCGCCCCTCGAGGACTTCGGCGCCGTGACCGTGCACCGTCCAGCCGTGCGGCTGGACGCCGTGGCCGCGGACAACCCCCTGGGTGCCGTCCTGGAGCACCCGGACGTGCGGTTCGCCACCGTGGTGCACACCACCACCATGGCAGTCGCCGGTGCCGACGGGCAGCTGCACGAGGTGACCGTCGCCGCGGTCGACCCGCGGGGGTTCCGGGTGCTCACGCCCCAGGTCACCGCCGACGCGCACGATCTCTGGCAGCACCTGGTCGACGGCAACGCGGTCGTCAGCACCGAGGCGGCCGAGCGGGTGGGCGCCGGCCTCGGCGGGGTGCTCGACCTCGTGGATCGGCCCGAGGTGCGGGTCGGGGCCATCGCCGTGCTCGGCGTCCCCTCCCCGGCTGACGTGATCGTGAGCCGTGACGCCGGGTTCCATCGGGGCATCGGGGAGTCCCCCTCCCTGCTGGTGTCCATCAGCGACGCAGCACGCGCGTCGCGGGTCGCCGCCGAGCTCGCCGAGCGGGTGGCGGCGCACGCCACGCCCCTGGTGGAGGATCGCGTCGTCGAGCTGGGCCGGACCCACGTCCCGGCGGACCAGTGGGACGGGGTGTGGGACCGCCTCGCCCAGTGCGAGTCGAGCGGGCGCTGGCACCTCGACTCGGGCAACGGCTACTACGGCGGCCTGCAGTTCCTGCCGTCGAGCTGGCACTGGGTGGGGGGCACCGGCCTGCCCCACGAGGCCAGCCGCGAGGAGCAGATCGCCCGGGCCAAGATCCTGCTGGCCCACCAGGGCTGGGAGGCCTGGCCGGCCTGCTCGGCCGCCCTCGGCTACCGCTGA
- the ccrA gene encoding crotonyl-CoA carboxylase/reductase gives MSEPLTTLLDAALDPHADPEAIDRLPLPERMRAAVVRKSEAEMFHGVATADKDPRASLHVDEVPIPPLGPNEVLIAPMAAALNFNTVWTSIFEPLPTFTFLERYARESAAGRRHDLDHHIVGSDAAGVVVRTGPGVTGYRPGDRVTVHCNVVDLEGPEGHDDSMLDAHQRIWGFETNFGGMAELALVRANQLMPMPSHLTWEEAASLSLTLATSYRMLVGRNAARMKQGDVVLIWGATGGLGGFATQLVRNGGGIPVCVVSSPDKVELLASLGVDHVIDRSAEGYAFWDGDQQDPREWRRFGQRIRELTGGADPDIVFEHPGRSTFGASVFVARRGGTIVTCASTSGYRHEYDNRYLWMNVKSILASHFANYKEAWEANRLVELGMIHPILSRTYPLEQAAEAAHAMHTNAHTGKLGVLVNAAAEGLGVVDTEKRRRLAADLDRWKLLT, from the coding sequence ATGTCCGAGCCCCTGACCACCCTGCTTGACGCCGCCCTCGACCCGCACGCCGACCCGGAGGCGATCGACCGCCTGCCCCTGCCCGAGCGCATGCGTGCGGCGGTCGTCCGCAAGAGCGAGGCCGAGATGTTCCACGGGGTGGCCACCGCGGACAAGGACCCGCGCGCGTCACTGCACGTCGACGAGGTGCCGATCCCGCCGCTCGGGCCCAACGAGGTGCTGATCGCGCCGATGGCGGCAGCGCTGAACTTCAACACGGTGTGGACGTCGATCTTCGAGCCGTTGCCGACGTTCACCTTCCTCGAGCGCTACGCCCGGGAGTCGGCGGCCGGTCGGCGCCACGACCTCGACCACCACATCGTCGGGTCCGACGCCGCCGGCGTGGTCGTACGCACCGGCCCGGGCGTCACCGGGTACCGGCCCGGGGACCGCGTCACCGTGCACTGCAACGTCGTGGACCTCGAAGGACCCGAGGGCCACGACGACTCCATGCTGGACGCCCACCAGCGCATCTGGGGCTTCGAGACCAACTTCGGCGGCATGGCGGAGCTCGCGCTCGTGCGCGCGAACCAGCTCATGCCGATGCCGAGCCACCTCACCTGGGAGGAGGCCGCCAGCCTGTCGCTGACCCTGGCCACCAGCTACCGCATGCTCGTCGGGCGCAACGCCGCCCGCATGAAGCAGGGCGATGTCGTCCTCATCTGGGGCGCGACCGGCGGTCTGGGTGGCTTCGCGACGCAGCTCGTGCGCAACGGCGGCGGCATCCCCGTCTGCGTCGTGTCGAGTCCGGACAAAGTCGAGCTGCTGGCCTCCCTCGGGGTCGACCACGTCATCGACCGGTCTGCCGAGGGCTACGCGTTCTGGGACGGCGACCAGCAGGACCCGCGGGAGTGGCGTCGGTTCGGGCAGAGGATTCGCGAGCTGACCGGGGGGGCCGACCCCGACATCGTCTTCGAGCACCCGGGCCGGTCGACGTTCGGCGCCAGCGTCTTCGTGGCCCGGCGGGGCGGGACGATCGTCACCTGTGCGTCCACGTCGGGGTACCGCCACGAGTACGACAACCGCTACCTCTGGATGAACGTGAAGTCCATCCTGGCGAGCCACTTCGCCAACTACAAGGAGGCGTGGGAGGCCAACCGCCTGGTGGAGCTCGGCATGATCCACCCCATCCTGAGCCGGACCTACCCGCTGGAGCAGGCGGCCGAGGCCGCCCACGCGATGCACACCAACGCCCACACGGGCAAGCTCGGCGTGCTCGTCAACGCCGCCGCCGAGGGCCTCGGCGTCGTCGACACGGAGAAGCGCCGCCGCCTCGCGGCCGACCTGGATCGGTGGAAGCTGCTGACCTGA
- a CDS encoding GlsB/YeaQ/YmgE family stress response membrane protein: protein MTAATILGTLLAGLLIGALARLVTPGTAGMGCLPTVAIGVGGAFLGQLLAGALGVGVGDQGWLGLLFSVLGAILLLLLLQAIAGRR, encoded by the coding sequence ATGACTGCAGCGACCATCCTCGGCACGCTCCTCGCCGGCTTGCTCATCGGCGCCCTGGCACGGCTGGTCACCCCCGGCACCGCCGGGATGGGCTGCCTGCCGACGGTCGCGATCGGCGTGGGCGGGGCCTTCCTCGGCCAGCTGCTCGCGGGCGCGCTCGGCGTCGGGGTCGGCGACCAGGGCTGGCTCGGGCTGCTCTTCAGCGTCCTCGGGGCGATCCTGCTGCTGCTGCTCCTGCAGGCGATCGCGGGCCGGCGCTAG